CGAACTGATTCAAAATGTGAAATGTCTGTAGTACTCCCTCTTTCGCAGTTGTGACCGGAAATGCCGACGAAGAAAAAGCGACAGCACGTACAAAGCGGGATGGCGGTGTAAAATCTCCCGGCAGTCCGAGCATTCCACTTCCCTGCCCGAAACCTTTAATTTCAACCCCTTCGAGTTTGATGTCAGAAACGTTGTTTGTGAGTAAGTTGACATAATTGCTGAGGTTCGTCATCTGCCAATCAAATGAGGGAGCATTTGTTATGACTCCGAGAGGGTTTTTGTAGAGATTCAGTTTTCCCTTCACATACTCAATCACAATCGATTTTCCACTGGCATCGTTGGCGATATAGTGAAATGGTGGGACGCCTCCCATTTGGGGCATGACGACATTACCAACTTTGATTTTCTTTACTGCCGCTTCAACTTCCTCAACGTTCTGACAGGTACCCATCAGGTACAGGGGCAGTTCTACAGGGGAAATACTGTTGGCCAAATCCTTCTCAGACAATTTTTGATAATCAGTATAACCAGGAAAATAGAAGATGCCGACATGCAGCCCCCGTTCATTGACGCCGTCAACGATCACAGGAAGTTGAAAGGCATTCATGCCCATCATGGCGTAACGCGAAGTCCAGCGTAATCCCGGTTTCTGGTCCGGAGTGCTCCCTAAATTTTCTCTGTTGCGAGGGATTATAATTACGTTTGATTCCAGATCCTGGGCAAACTCAAGAGTACGGCCGAAGATGGCTGAACCATCTTGGGGTTTGATCGTGATCCCGGTACAGGCGGATGTATCAGAAGCAGGAATTGAAAGAGTTAGAACAATAGCAACCAGGATGGCAGGCAAACCTGTGAGGCGTTTCACTGTATTTCTCCCGGGTAGAGAATGAATTCAAGTTGTCAGTAACGCGAACATTATCACTGACGCTGGTTTCGGCACTCTTTGATTCGGCTGAAAATGGAACAAAGGGTGAGCATTGCGCAGGACATTTTGTTCCTCATCTTGAATTGTGGAACAGGATATCGACAGCACCGATTACGAGAGCTGGTACTGTTGTGAAAGCAAACTGAGACTTTTTTTATCAGCGTTCCCTGATGTATGCACTAATTAATCTTTGCCATCGCGGAGCATCTCCCGTGCAGCATTGCGGCCGCAGGCACCCATCACACCACCCCCCGGGTGCGCGGCACTCCCACACAGGTAGAGTCCCTTGATCGGAGTACGGTAATCACTCCAGCCGGGGACGGGGCGTAGATTATAAAGCTGATGGGCGGGCATTGCCCCCTGAAAGATATTGCCGCCGGTTAAACTGAAGGTTCGTTCCAGATCAAGTGGAGAGAGAACCTGGCGATGCAGGACTGATGCAGGAACGTTGGGGGCGAATTCCGCTATCCGCTGCAGGCAGCGATCGGCGAACTCTTCTTTGAGTTCGTCCCAATTTCCCTGCTTCAACTGGTAGGGTGCGTATTGCACGAAAAGCGAAAGGATGTGTTGCCCTTCCGGTGCCAGGGTGTTGTCGACTGCAGTGGGGATTGTCATCTCGATAATCGGCTTTT
The genomic region above belongs to Gimesia chilikensis and contains:
- a CDS encoding linear amide C-N hydrolase — its product is MKRLTGLPAILVAIVLTLSIPASDTSACTGITIKPQDGSAIFGRTLEFAQDLESNVIIIPRNRENLGSTPDQKPGLRWTSRYAMMGMNAFQLPVIVDGVNERGLHVGIFYFPGYTDYQKLSEKDLANSISPVELPLYLMGTCQNVEEVEAAVKKIKVGNVVMPQMGGVPPFHYIANDASGKSIVIEYVKGKLNLYKNPLGVITNAPSFDWQMTNLSNYVNLLTNNVSDIKLEGVEIKGFGQGSGMLGLPGDFTPPSRFVRAVAFSSSAFPVTTAKEGVLQTFHILNQFDIPKGAARGVEQGKVVGDYTMWTGVSDLTNLRYYFRTYDDSSIRMVNLNSLNLDAQEIQTIYIQGPEQIIDVSGCAR